Proteins co-encoded in one Armatimonadota bacterium genomic window:
- the dnaA gene encoding chromosomal replication initiator protein DnaA yields the protein MGRSADVLSELWQDLVASLERALSPAALNRWLKNINPLSLDADCLRVGVPSAFARDWLERKAAHHMRAEAQRILGRPVRLEFVLQQLDLGLADEVAAPPPAPAAARRRDEFAPTPLIPRYTFDNFVVGKSNQFAQAAALAVAKAPAKTYNPLFIYGGVGLGKTHLMHAIGHHVVASRPELKVAYVTGDTFTYHVVTSIREDRFGAFRSRYRNVDLWLVDDIQFIATKERTEAEFFQTFNALYETGRQVVITSDRPPKELQIMDARLRSRFEWGLIADIKPPDLETRIAILQRKAALDGCDVPDDVIRYIANMVQSNIRILEGALTKVIAASSFAGQPLGLHLAMEQLKDHSVGDYLRPVSINLVQEVVAQHFHLTLADLTAHKRTREIVFPRQVAMYLARELLKASFPEIAKRFGGRDHSTVIHACNKVRERLQHDEQLRALIGELTNTLTPR from the coding sequence ATGGGCCGCTCGGCTGACGTGCTGTCTGAACTGTGGCAAGATCTGGTCGCGAGCCTGGAGCGCGCGCTGTCGCCCGCCGCGCTCAATCGTTGGCTCAAGAATATCAATCCCCTCTCACTCGACGCCGACTGCCTGCGGGTCGGTGTGCCGAGCGCTTTCGCCCGCGATTGGCTGGAGCGCAAGGCCGCTCATCACATGCGCGCGGAGGCCCAGCGCATCCTGGGGCGACCGGTGCGCCTGGAGTTCGTGCTGCAGCAGCTCGACCTGGGGCTTGCCGACGAGGTGGCGGCACCGCCGCCGGCGCCGGCCGCCGCGCGGCGTCGCGATGAGTTCGCGCCGACGCCGCTGATCCCGCGCTACACCTTCGACAACTTCGTCGTCGGCAAGAGCAACCAGTTCGCGCAGGCGGCCGCGCTCGCTGTTGCCAAGGCTCCGGCCAAGACCTACAATCCGCTGTTCATCTACGGAGGCGTCGGCCTCGGCAAGACCCATCTCATGCACGCCATCGGCCATCACGTTGTGGCCAGCCGCCCCGAGCTCAAGGTCGCCTACGTCACCGGCGACACCTTCACCTATCACGTCGTCACCTCTATCCGCGAGGACCGCTTCGGCGCCTTCCGCAGCCGTTATCGCAACGTTGACCTGTGGCTGGTGGATGACATCCAGTTCATCGCCACCAAGGAGCGCACGGAGGCGGAGTTCTTCCAGACCTTCAACGCTCTCTACGAGACCGGGCGCCAGGTGGTCATCACCTCCGACCGCCCGCCCAAGGAACTGCAGATCATGGACGCCCGGCTGCGCTCGCGCTTCGAGTGGGGCCTGATCGCCGACATCAAACCGCCGGACCTGGAGACGCGCATCGCGATCCTGCAGCGCAAGGCGGCGCTCGACGGCTGCGATGTGCCCGATGACGTCATCCGCTACATCGCCAACATGGTGCAATCCAACATCCGCATTCTCGAGGGCGCCCTGACCAAGGTCATCGCCGCCTCCTCGTTCGCCGGGCAACCGCTGGGCCTGCACCTCGCCATGGAGCAACTCAAGGATCACTCGGTGGGCGATTACCTGCGCCCGGTCAGCATCAACCTGGTGCAGGAAGTCGTCGCCCAGCACTTCCACCTTACCCTTGCTGATCTCACCGCTCATAAGCGCACGCGCGAGATCGTGTTCCCGCGCCAGGTCGCCATGTATCTCGCGCGCGAGTTGCTCAAGGCCTCCTTCCCCGAGATCGCCAAGCGCTTCGGCGGCAGGGATCACTCCACCGTCATTCACGCCTGCAACAAGGTGCGTGAGCGCCTCCAGCACGACGAGCAGTTGCGCGCCCTGATTGGCGAATTGACCAACACGCTGACGCCGCGGTAG
- the dnaN gene encoding DNA polymerase III subunit beta gives MRFTSRRGLLSDALQLASRVVTGRSTLPILSNVLLEVKGERLRLLTSDLEMWVDCSVPVDHAEDGAITVPAKILNEVVASLPGGEVSLASEDGNAVTVTSGKSEYAIQGLAAEEFPAAAAPIGGVALTLPQAALRSLLRGTEFAASADETRAILTGMLLVWNGEKLTVVATNMHRLALDAVAVAGGPAQETQTVVPVRALREVMRSLSAEAEPTARVHLGENHALFELDHVAITSRIIEGQFPNYERVIAIDAEHTVRAERLALLAALRRADIVARAEADKVILRVQPGAMMIEAESPDVGRAREEVPIELEGDQMEIAFSAQYLIDALEAMPGEQVEISLSGPLGQGVMRAVGNATYLYVAMPLQIA, from the coding sequence TTGAGATTTACCAGTCGCCGCGGATTGCTGTCTGATGCACTGCAATTAGCTTCGCGCGTGGTCACCGGCAGAAGCACGCTGCCGATACTGAGCAACGTGCTGCTGGAGGTCAAAGGCGAACGTCTGCGCCTGCTGACCAGCGATCTTGAGATGTGGGTGGATTGCAGCGTCCCCGTGGACCACGCCGAGGACGGCGCGATCACGGTGCCGGCTAAGATCCTCAACGAGGTGGTGGCGAGCCTGCCCGGGGGCGAGGTCAGCCTTGCGAGCGAGGACGGGAACGCCGTCACGGTGACGTCGGGTAAGTCTGAGTACGCCATTCAGGGTCTGGCGGCGGAGGAGTTCCCGGCAGCGGCCGCGCCCATCGGAGGCGTCGCGCTGACGCTGCCGCAGGCGGCTCTGCGCTCCCTGCTGCGGGGCACGGAGTTCGCCGCCTCGGCCGACGAAACACGCGCCATTCTCACGGGGATGCTGTTGGTGTGGAACGGCGAGAAGCTGACGGTGGTAGCCACCAACATGCATCGCCTGGCGCTCGACGCGGTGGCGGTCGCGGGCGGGCCGGCGCAGGAAACACAAACGGTGGTGCCGGTGCGAGCCCTGCGCGAGGTGATGCGCTCGCTGTCCGCGGAAGCGGAGCCGACGGCGCGCGTGCATCTCGGAGAGAACCACGCGCTGTTCGAGCTCGACCACGTCGCGATCACCTCGCGCATCATCGAGGGGCAGTTCCCCAACTACGAGCGAGTGATCGCAATCGACGCCGAACACACGGTGCGCGCGGAGCGCCTGGCGTTGCTCGCGGCCCTGCGCCGCGCCGACATCGTCGCCCGCGCCGAGGCGGACAAGGTGATCCTGCGCGTGCAGCCGGGCGCGATGATGATCGAGGCCGAGAGCCCGGACGTCGGCCGCGCGCGCGAGGAGGTGCCCATCGAGCTGGAGGGCGACCAGATGGAGATCGCTTTCAGCGCCCAGTACCTCATAGACGCGCTCGAGGCCATGCCCGGGGAGCAGGTGGAGATCAGCCTCAGCGGCCCCCTCGGCCAGGGCGTCATGCGGGCGGTGGGTAACGCGACCTACCTCTACGTGGCCATGCCCCTGCAGATAGCGTGA
- the recF gene encoding DNA replication/repair protein RecF, with amino-acid sequence MKLERLQLRDFRNYRELELLLDDPWVLVIGANAQGKSNLLEAIALACAGRSPRAAADVEMIRWGQEQARVAARVATAARGTLEMEAILASQARRQVKINGSPRRAGDLVGLVGLVLFAVDDLDVVKRDPFARRRFLDTELGALSKSYYWNLTRYRRVVDQRNRLLKDIRDRARARGELETWDQQLTHTGAVVVEKRAAFLRAVSAPAAAAHRRLAGSDATLELRYLPALGEDGAWARIATAAETPELRRHIAERLARALAQGRAEEIERGMTLCGPQRDDFEIIAGGVDLHRFGSQGEQRTAAIALRLGLVRVVAEGVGEPPLLLLDDVLSELDAERRAGLFEALGGAGQTIVTTTDVDSIPAGVRATARRLRVGDGRVVAA; translated from the coding sequence ATGAAGCTTGAGCGACTGCAGCTGCGCGATTTCCGCAACTACCGCGAATTGGAGCTGCTCCTCGACGACCCCTGGGTGCTGGTGATCGGGGCCAACGCCCAGGGCAAGTCCAACTTGCTGGAGGCGATCGCGCTCGCTTGCGCGGGCCGCTCACCGCGCGCGGCGGCGGACGTGGAGATGATTCGCTGGGGGCAGGAGCAGGCGCGCGTGGCGGCGCGCGTCGCCACCGCGGCGCGCGGCACGCTGGAGATGGAGGCGATCCTCGCTTCCCAGGCGCGCCGCCAGGTGAAGATCAACGGCTCGCCGCGGCGGGCAGGCGACCTGGTGGGGCTGGTGGGCCTGGTCCTGTTTGCGGTTGATGACCTCGATGTGGTCAAGCGCGACCCCTTCGCGCGACGGCGCTTCCTCGATACCGAGCTCGGCGCCCTCAGCAAGTCGTACTACTGGAACCTCACCCGCTATCGCCGAGTCGTGGACCAGCGCAATCGCCTGCTCAAAGACATCCGCGACCGCGCGCGGGCGCGTGGCGAGCTCGAGACCTGGGACCAACAGCTCACCCACACCGGCGCGGTGGTGGTGGAGAAGCGCGCGGCATTCCTGCGCGCGGTGAGCGCGCCCGCGGCGGCCGCCCACCGCCGGCTGGCGGGGAGTGACGCGACGCTCGAGCTGCGCTATCTCCCGGCGCTGGGGGAGGACGGCGCGTGGGCGCGAATCGCGACCGCGGCGGAGACGCCGGAGCTGCGTCGCCACATCGCCGAGCGACTGGCGCGTGCGCTGGCCCAGGGGCGCGCCGAGGAGATCGAACGCGGCATGACCCTGTGCGGGCCGCAGCGCGATGACTTCGAGATCATCGCCGGCGGCGTGGACCTCCATCGCTTCGGGTCCCAGGGGGAGCAGCGCACGGCCGCCATCGCGCTGCGGCTGGGGCTGGTGCGGGTGGTAGCCGAGGGCGTTGGCGAACCGCCCCTGCTGCTGCTCGACGACGTCTTGTCCGAGCTCGACGCGGAGCGCCGAGCGGGGCTGTTCGAGGCGCTGGGGGGCGCGGGGCAAACCATTGTCACCACCACCGACGTAGACTCCATCCCGGCAGGGGTGCGGGCGACGGCCAGAAGGTTGAGAGTCGGGGACGGGAGGGTCGTCGCCGCCTAG
- a CDS encoding DUF721 domain-containing protein: MEDGRLGEILRGLMRRHHLERRLRQRAAIQLWPEVVGADIARNCWPLLVRDGVLTVGAVNHAWAQTLQLMSTQIVEAFNQRAGESVLREIKVRVGDRAQRPPPASRGAAVPPAAPPLTPEQQARVRELSAHIEDPQLRAQVGRALAGLMRVRRVREAQRGRVCARCGREFAGRGRCCRGCAAKG; encoded by the coding sequence ATGGAAGACGGGCGCCTGGGCGAAATCCTGCGCGGGTTGATGCGCCGGCACCATCTCGAGCGGCGCCTGCGCCAGCGCGCCGCCATCCAATTGTGGCCCGAGGTGGTGGGGGCCGATATCGCGCGCAACTGCTGGCCGCTGCTGGTGCGCGACGGCGTGCTGACGGTGGGCGCCGTCAATCATGCGTGGGCGCAAACGTTGCAGCTCATGAGCACGCAGATCGTCGAAGCCTTCAACCAGCGCGCGGGCGAGAGCGTGCTGCGCGAGATCAAGGTGCGGGTTGGCGACCGCGCGCAGCGGCCGCCGCCGGCAAGTCGAGGCGCCGCGGTGCCGCCCGCGGCGCCGCCGCTGACGCCCGAGCAGCAGGCGCGTGTGCGCGAGTTGAGCGCGCACATCGAAGACCCCCAGTTGCGGGCCCAGGTGGGGCGCGCGCTGGCGGGGCTGATGCGCGTGCGGCGAGTGCGTGAGGCCCAACGCGGGCGCGTCTGCGCGCGCTGCGGGCGCGAGTTCGCGGGCCGCGGCAGGTGCTGTCGCGGTTGCGCGGCGAAGGGCTGA
- a CDS encoding RtcB family protein: MGKQWEGPLQEAGPCRYRIPRSYKAQMRTDGVVFASAPMLPDIRSDQSPEQVANVACLPGIVGDAIALPDIHYGYGFPIGGVAATDVEQGVVSPGGVGYDINCGVCLLRTDLRRAAVAPKLEAIINQVFRDVPSGVGSEGRVRVSEAELRQVLQQGARWAVKAGYGDPEDLQHIEDGGCLQGADPGLLSERARKRGRPQLGTLGAGNHFLELQEVCDIYDPAVARAFGIEEVGQVTIMVHTGSRGLGYQVCDDALALMQRAMQKYRLELPDPQLACAPVNSPEGRDYLAAMACAANYAWANRTCITHWVRQAFARAVGAAPAALGLQVVYDVAHNIAKLEQHQVAGKPRRLCVHRKGATRAFPAGHPDLPADYAAVGQPVIVPGDMGSHSYLLVGTPEAMTATFGSTCHGAGRLMSRHQAVRTARGRDIVRELAEQGILVRAASRGVVAEEMPGAYKDVDVVAAACECAGISRRVARMRPLAVMKG, from the coding sequence GTGGGCAAGCAATGGGAGGGGCCGCTGCAGGAGGCGGGCCCTTGCCGCTATCGGATCCCCCGCAGCTACAAAGCGCAGATGCGCACCGATGGCGTCGTCTTCGCCTCCGCGCCGATGCTGCCCGACATCAGGTCCGACCAGTCGCCCGAGCAGGTGGCCAACGTGGCCTGCCTGCCGGGCATCGTCGGCGACGCCATCGCCCTGCCCGACATCCACTACGGCTACGGCTTCCCCATCGGCGGCGTGGCGGCGACCGATGTCGAGCAGGGAGTGGTTTCCCCCGGCGGCGTCGGCTACGACATCAACTGCGGGGTATGCCTGCTGCGCACCGACCTGCGGCGCGCCGCCGTCGCCCCCAAGCTGGAGGCGATCATCAACCAGGTCTTCCGCGACGTGCCCTCGGGGGTGGGCTCGGAGGGGCGGGTGCGGGTGAGCGAGGCGGAGCTGCGGCAGGTGTTGCAGCAGGGGGCGCGCTGGGCGGTGAAGGCCGGCTACGGCGACCCCGAGGACCTTCAGCACATCGAAGACGGCGGCTGCCTCCAGGGCGCCGACCCGGGCCTGCTCAGCGAGCGCGCGCGCAAGCGCGGGCGGCCGCAGCTCGGCACCCTGGGCGCCGGCAACCACTTCCTGGAGCTGCAGGAGGTGTGCGATATCTACGATCCCGCCGTCGCCCGCGCCTTCGGCATCGAGGAGGTGGGCCAGGTCACGATCATGGTGCACACCGGCTCGCGCGGCCTCGGCTACCAGGTGTGCGACGACGCGCTGGCGCTGATGCAGCGCGCGATGCAAAAGTACCGCCTCGAGCTTCCCGATCCCCAGCTCGCCTGCGCCCCCGTCAATTCGCCCGAGGGACGTGACTACCTGGCGGCGATGGCGTGCGCCGCCAACTACGCCTGGGCCAACCGCACCTGCATCACCCACTGGGTGCGCCAGGCCTTCGCCCGCGCGGTCGGCGCCGCCCCCGCGGCCTTGGGGCTGCAGGTGGTGTACGACGTCGCCCACAATATCGCCAAGCTCGAACAGCACCAGGTCGCGGGCAAGCCCCGCCGCCTGTGCGTCCATCGCAAGGGCGCGACCCGGGCCTTTCCCGCCGGGCACCCCGACCTCCCGGCCGACTACGCCGCGGTGGGCCAGCCGGTGATCGTCCCCGGCGACATGGGGTCGCACTCCTACCTGCTGGTGGGCACTCCCGAGGCGATGACCGCTACCTTCGGCTCGACCTGCCACGGCGCGGGGCGGCTGATGAGCCGCCACCAGGCGGTGCGCACCGCCCGCGGGCGCGACATCGTGCGCGAGCTGGCGGAGCAGGGAATCCTGGTGCGCGCGGCGAGCCGCGGGGTGGTGGCGGAGGAGATGCCGGGCGCCTACAAGGACGTGGACGTGGTCGCCGCCGCCTGCGAGTGCGCAGGCATCTCCCGCCGCGTGGCGCGCATGCGCCCCCTGGCGGTGATGAAGGGATAG
- a CDS encoding sodium:calcium antiporter has translation MEHLHADTVFKLLVSLAVILASAELFTNGVEWLGRRLSLAEGAVGSVLAAVGTALPETLIPFVAILIAGGETGRQIGLGAILGAPFMLATLAMFITGLAAIVFARRRPAGATVILNRAVVTRDLGFFLVMYAAAVATSFAPGRFFHLMVCLGLLAAYALYLRRTFADPSVADGEVGALRFQRLLARWWWWRRRPGEDAVHCGEWLESVGNGAPRLRVILGQVLVALAGIVGGAYIFVGAAEETARALGVAPLLVALVIAPVATELPEKFNSIVWMRQGKDTYAVGNITGAMVFQSSFPVSLGLAFTSWRLAAAAGEPQRALYSVALALAGGLWLLAATRLAPREMTAAGDDRPLIRLHPAVLLAGGALYATFLFLLIKGI, from the coding sequence ATGGAACACCTGCACGCGGATACCGTCTTCAAGTTGCTCGTCAGCCTCGCGGTCATTCTCGCCTCCGCCGAACTCTTCACCAACGGCGTCGAGTGGCTGGGGCGCCGCCTGAGCCTGGCCGAGGGCGCGGTCGGCAGCGTCCTCGCCGCCGTCGGCACCGCCCTGCCCGAGACCCTCATCCCCTTCGTCGCCATCCTCATCGCCGGCGGCGAGACCGGCCGCCAAATCGGCCTCGGCGCCATCCTCGGCGCCCCCTTCATGCTCGCCACCCTTGCCATGTTCATCACCGGCCTGGCGGCGATCGTCTTCGCCCGCCGGCGCCCGGCGGGCGCGACCGTCATCCTCAACCGGGCGGTGGTGACGCGCGACCTGGGGTTCTTTCTGGTCATGTACGCGGCGGCGGTCGCGACGTCGTTCGCCCCGGGGCGGTTTTTTCACCTCATGGTTTGCCTGGGGCTGCTGGCGGCATATGCGCTCTACCTGCGCCGCACCTTCGCCGACCCGAGCGTGGCCGACGGCGAGGTCGGAGCGCTCCGCTTCCAACGGCTGCTGGCGCGCTGGTGGTGGTGGCGCCGGCGCCCCGGCGAGGACGCGGTGCACTGCGGCGAGTGGCTGGAGAGCGTGGGCAACGGCGCCCCGCGCCTCCGGGTCATCCTGGGGCAGGTGCTGGTAGCGCTGGCGGGCATCGTCGGCGGCGCCTACATCTTCGTCGGCGCGGCCGAGGAGACGGCGCGCGCCCTCGGCGTCGCTCCCCTGCTGGTGGCGCTGGTCATCGCCCCCGTCGCCACCGAGCTGCCGGAGAAGTTCAACAGCATCGTCTGGATGCGCCAGGGCAAAGACACCTACGCCGTCGGCAACATCACCGGCGCCATGGTCTTCCAGAGCTCCTTTCCCGTCAGCCTGGGGCTGGCCTTCACCTCCTGGCGCCTGGCGGCGGCCGCGGGCGAGCCGCAGCGCGCGCTCTACTCGGTTGCCCTCGCCCTGGCCGGCGGGCTGTGGCTGCTGGCGGCGACGCGGCTCGCCCCGCGCGAGATGACCGCCGCCGGCGACGACCGCCCGCTCATCCGCCTCCACCCGGCGGTGCTGCTGGCAGGCGGGGCCCTTTACGCGACGTTCCTGTTCCTGCTCATCAAGGGTATCTGA
- the serS gene encoding serine--tRNA ligase, producing the protein MLDLKFIREHPDDVRAALRNLHEEAPIDDILHADERRRALLTEVEGLKQQLNERSQRVARAEAGERPRIIAASREFSDHISELDAEVREVEARLNELLLLVPNMPHPDVPVGDSEQDNVVVRTWGEPRALGFEPRPHWELGEALGVIDFERGVKVSGTRFYVLRGAGARLQRALITFMLDVHTRDHGYTEVYPPYMVKRECMVGTGNLPKFADNLYHDDQDDMWFIPTAEVPVTNLFRDEILEAHQLPLRHVAYTACFRREQMAAGRDTRGIKRGHQFDKVELVKHVAPETSDEELHKLIADAEDILRRLELPYRVNQMCTADLSFSAAIKYDLEVWAPGVQEWLEVSSCSNFGDFQARRMNIRYRPEQGARPRFVHTLNGSGVALPRTLIAVIENYQQADGSVRIPEVLLPYMGGVETIAGAS; encoded by the coding sequence ATGCTCGATCTCAAGTTCATCCGCGAACACCCCGACGACGTGCGCGCGGCGCTGCGCAATCTCCACGAAGAAGCGCCTATAGATGACATCCTGCACGCCGACGAGCGCCGCCGCGCCCTGCTGACCGAAGTCGAGGGGCTCAAGCAGCAGCTCAATGAGCGCTCCCAGCGCGTCGCGCGCGCGGAGGCGGGTGAGCGCCCGCGCATTATCGCCGCCAGCCGCGAGTTCAGCGATCACATCTCCGAGCTCGACGCCGAGGTGCGCGAGGTCGAGGCGCGCCTCAACGAGCTCCTGCTGCTGGTGCCCAACATGCCTCACCCCGACGTCCCCGTCGGCGACAGTGAGCAGGACAACGTCGTCGTCCGCACCTGGGGCGAGCCGCGCGCGCTCGGCTTCGAGCCCAGACCGCACTGGGAGCTGGGAGAGGCGCTAGGCGTCATTGACTTTGAGCGCGGGGTCAAGGTGTCCGGCACCCGCTTCTACGTCCTGCGCGGGGCGGGAGCGCGGCTGCAGCGCGCCCTCATCACCTTCATGCTCGACGTGCATACGCGCGACCACGGCTACACCGAGGTCTATCCCCCCTACATGGTCAAGCGCGAGTGCATGGTGGGCACCGGCAACCTGCCGAAATTCGCCGACAACCTCTACCACGACGACCAGGACGACATGTGGTTCATCCCCACCGCCGAGGTGCCGGTGACCAACCTCTTCCGCGACGAGATCCTGGAGGCCCACCAGCTACCGCTGCGCCACGTCGCCTACACCGCCTGCTTCCGCCGCGAGCAAATGGCCGCCGGCCGCGACACGCGGGGAATCAAGCGCGGCCACCAGTTCGACAAGGTCGAGCTGGTCAAGCACGTCGCCCCCGAGACCTCGGACGAGGAGTTGCACAAGCTGATCGCTGACGCCGAGGACATCCTGCGCCGCCTGGAGCTGCCCTACCGCGTCAACCAGATGTGCACCGCCGACCTCAGCTTCAGCGCGGCCATCAAGTATGACCTCGAGGTCTGGGCGCCGGGGGTACAGGAATGGCTGGAGGTTTCTTCCTGCAGCAACTTCGGGGACTTCCAGGCGCGCCGCATGAACATCCGCTATCGGCCCGAACAAGGCGCGCGCCCGCGCTTCGTGCACACCCTCAACGGCTCCGGCGTCGCCCTGCCGCGCACCCTGATCGCGGTTATCGAGAACTACCAGCAGGCGGATGGCAGCGTTCGCATTCCCGAAGTGCTTCTCCCGTACATGGGCGGGGTAGAAACCATCGCCGGGGCATCATGA
- a CDS encoding HAF repeat-containing protein codes for MRAKALLWAAVGAIILAALAPATAAPRFTVTDLGVLGGRGSDASAINARGVVVGSSTTGEPGSFAELMRHAFLWRSGKMTDLGTLGGEFSGALGINDKKQVVGSSHVAGGRGHAFLWRAGKMTRLSGIPKEAVHSRACGINDRGQVAGDYWVHEKRGGQGYAFLWRNGKLTRLGKGSANGINNKGQVIGRRAGFARLWTNGKAVDLGVPPGGGWIWSEPSAINEDGMVVGTAARKTRAPHFISHPVVWRSGKVTVLPTAEGLGGGARGVNNRGRVVGTFEVAGDGSHAFLFQDGVMHDLNQCIPGDSGWVLISANAINDRGEVIGTGEHNGHRRAFRLTPAE; via the coding sequence TTGAGAGCAAAGGCTTTACTTTGGGCCGCAGTTGGCGCAATCATCCTGGCGGCGCTTGCGCCCGCGACGGCGGCGCCGCGCTTCACCGTCACCGACCTCGGGGTTCTCGGGGGGCGGGGAAGCGACGCCTCGGCCATCAATGCCCGGGGCGTGGTCGTGGGCTCGAGTACCACCGGCGAGCCCGGCAGCTTCGCTGAGCTAATGCGGCATGCGTTCCTCTGGCGCAGCGGAAAGATGACGGATCTCGGCACCCTTGGTGGCGAGTTCAGCGGGGCGCTGGGCATTAACGACAAGAAGCAAGTGGTCGGCTCCTCGCACGTCGCCGGGGGCCGCGGCCACGCGTTTCTGTGGAGAGCCGGGAAGATGACGCGCCTAAGCGGGATCCCGAAGGAGGCCGTGCACAGCCGCGCCTGTGGCATCAACGATCGGGGGCAGGTGGCGGGCGATTATTGGGTTCACGAGAAGCGAGGGGGGCAAGGCTATGCGTTCCTTTGGCGGAATGGCAAGCTGACGCGCTTGGGCAAGGGCAGTGCGAACGGGATCAACAACAAGGGCCAGGTGATCGGCCGCCGCGCGGGTTTCGCGCGGCTGTGGACAAACGGAAAGGCAGTTGATCTCGGCGTCCCTCCCGGCGGCGGGTGGATCTGGAGCGAGCCGAGCGCGATTAACGAGGATGGAATGGTGGTGGGCACGGCGGCGCGCAAGACCCGCGCCCCCCATTTCATCTCCCATCCGGTTGTGTGGCGCAGCGGAAAGGTCACGGTTTTGCCGACGGCTGAAGGGCTCGGGGGCGGGGCGCGGGGTGTCAACAACCGAGGTCGGGTGGTCGGCACCTTTGAGGTTGCGGGCGACGGGTCACATGCCTTTCTCTTTCAGGACGGCGTCATGCACGATCTTAATCAGTGCATACCGGGAGACTCGGGCTGGGTGCTGATTTCCGCGAATGCGATCAACGATCGTGGGGAAGTCATCGGCACCGGCGAACATAATGGCCACCGGCGGGCGTTCCGGCTCACTCCGGCGGAGTGA
- a CDS encoding iron-containing alcohol dehydrogenase, with protein sequence MRSRSHELRFPPLMIYGRGALERAGETARQHGTRALVVCGRTVTRGAGLAQRLGDVLTAAGVEALVFDGVEPEPSSATVDACVEAVRAAGAQVVIGIGGGSPLDVGKAAAGIITLGGKTERYLPPESKPIDRPALPFIGLPTTAGTAAEITQNAVIYSPSLNAKIGLRSPFWVPAAAIVDPALTDSMPPDLTARTGADALTHALEGYVSRRATPVTDALALKAIELVGAWLERAVRDGGDPEARDGMALASMTAGMAFANTGVGAAHSIGHPLGALHHLPHGTACALLLPYVMQYNLEAAGEKFAQVARALRPGREQPTPADGVRAVRELLRGIGLLLTLAQVGVKREDLPAMLPGTMLSGSLKTNPRAVTEQDALQLLERAWEGGE encoded by the coding sequence TTGAGGTCGCGATCCCACGAGCTTCGTTTTCCTCCGCTCATGATCTACGGCCGCGGCGCGCTCGAGCGCGCGGGCGAGACCGCGCGCCAGCACGGCACGCGCGCGCTCGTCGTGTGTGGACGCACCGTCACCCGCGGCGCCGGCCTCGCCCAGCGCCTGGGCGATGTGCTCACCGCTGCCGGGGTTGAGGCGCTGGTTTTCGATGGGGTCGAGCCCGAGCCCTCCAGTGCGACCGTGGACGCTTGCGTCGAGGCGGTGCGCGCGGCGGGGGCGCAGGTGGTGATCGGCATCGGCGGCGGCAGCCCCCTCGACGTCGGCAAAGCGGCGGCGGGAATCATCACCCTGGGCGGCAAGACCGAGCGGTATCTGCCGCCCGAGAGCAAACCCATTGACCGCCCCGCGCTGCCGTTCATCGGCCTCCCCACCACCGCCGGCACCGCCGCCGAGATCACCCAGAACGCCGTCATCTATAGCCCCTCGCTTAACGCCAAGATCGGCCTGCGCAGCCCCTTCTGGGTGCCGGCGGCGGCGATCGTGGATCCCGCCTTGACCGACTCCATGCCGCCCGACTTGACCGCCCGCACCGGCGCCGACGCCCTCACCCACGCCCTCGAGGGTTACGTCTCGCGGCGCGCCACCCCGGTCACCGACGCGCTGGCGCTCAAGGCTATCGAGCTGGTGGGGGCGTGGTTGGAGCGGGCGGTGCGCGACGGCGGCGACCCCGAGGCGCGCGACGGCATGGCGTTGGCAAGCATGACCGCGGGCATGGCCTTCGCCAACACGGGGGTGGGGGCGGCGCATTCCATCGGGCATCCGCTGGGGGCGCTGCATCACCTCCCGCACGGCACGGCCTGCGCGCTGCTGCTGCCCTACGTCATGCAGTACAACCTGGAGGCGGCGGGGGAGAAGTTCGCCCAGGTCGCGCGCGCGCTGCGGCCGGGGCGGGAGCAGCCGACGCCGGCCGACGGCGTACGCGCGGTGCGGGAACTGCTGCGGGGGATCGGCCTGCTCCTGACCCTGGCTCAGGTGGGAGTGAAGCGCGAGGACCTGCCGGCGATGTTGCCGGGGACGATGCTGTCCGGCAGTCTCAAGACCAACCCGCGCGCGGTGACGGAGCAGGACGCCTTGCAGTTGCTCGAACGGGCGTGGGAGGGCGGGGAATAG